The Limisphaerales bacterium sequence GCGGGCGGGTGTACTCGCCCATGATAATTTTGCCGAAGGCAAGGTGTTGGATCACGCCGGGCGCAGTTCGGTTGAGACAAACAAAACACAAGCCGCCGAGGATTTTTTCCGGACCGAAAAGTTCGGCAAGCTGCTCATAATTGCCGAGTCCATTTTGCAGGCAAAGGATCGCGGTGCGTTTCCCCACGAGTGGGCTGATAAGTTCGGCGTAGTGTTCGTTGGCAGTGCTCTTGAGCGCGACGAGCACGAGATCACACGGGCCGATGGATTCAGGCGCGTCGTGCGCGTGCGGGTTCACGGTGAAACCGCCGTCGGGATTTTCAATGCGGAGGCCGTCGGATTTGACCGCCTCGTAATCGCCGCGCAGCAAAAAGTGTACCTCCTCGCCCGTGCGACAGAGTTTACCGCCGTAAAAGCCGCCCACCGCGCCCGTGCCGATAACCCCGATTTTCATCCCAAAAAACTCTGGAATAACCCCCAACAAAAAAGGCGCCCCCGTGGGAGCGCCTTGTTGGGAAAGGAGCTGATTAGCCGAGGATTTCCTCTTTAGCCGCCTTGAGGAAGGTGAACTTCAGCTTAGTTTTGGCAGCCACGTTGATGGTCTCGCCTTTTCTCGGACCGAAAGCCATCGTCATGGTGCGGGCTTTGGTTTGCCGGACAGACACTTTGCCGATACCGGGGATGACGAAGCCATCGTTGGCATGAGCATACGCCAAGCTGGCAATTGCGTCCATCGCCGCTTTGGCCTGAACTTTTGAGATATCAGCCGCTTCTGCGACTGCTGCAATTGTTGCGGTTTTAGTAATTTTCGCCATATGTATTTCTCCTTAGGTTAAGTTGTTGCCGCGTTGTTGTCGCGCTGCGAACTGCGGGGAGTAAAAGGACACGGAGCGCCATTCCGCAAGGGAAAAACAACGTTGAAGCTGAAAAGATATTCGCAATTACCCCTGTTTTATCAGCACAAGCTTGACTTGACAGCCTGTTTCAACCTCATCATCCCCGTTCTGCGCCCTGTGAAAAACACCCCAAAAACCGTCACCCTCGGCCTGCTGCAACACGCTTGCAGCGTTGATCCGGAAGCCAATCTAGCTGCCACGCTGGAGGCTGCCCGCGCCGCGGCCCGCAATGGCGCGCAAATCATCTGCACCCAGGAGCTCTTCACCACGCAGTATTTTTGCCAGAGCGAAAACCACGATAATTTCGAGCTCGCAGAGCCTATTCCGGGGCCAACCACCGAGGCATTCCAAATGCTCGCGCGCAAGGAAAAGGTGG is a genomic window containing:
- a CDS encoding HU family DNA-binding protein; the protein is MAKITKTATIAAVAEAADISKVQAKAAMDAIASLAYAHANDGFVIPGIGKVSVRQTKARTMTMAFGPRKGETINVAAKTKLKFTFLKAAKEEILG